Within Xanthomonas theicola, the genomic segment GCACGCGCATCAGCCCGCGCACGATGAATACCGAGACCGCGATCCCCAGCAGCACCGAGACCGCGATGGTGGCGAGGATCAGCGTGTGCGAGGACGCGTAGGTGGCGCTCGCCGCGGCGCTGGCCTGTTCGCCGCTGCCGGTGTTCAGTTCGATCAGTTTCGCCAGCGCGGCAGCGGAGGCATAGTAGAGTTCGCGCTGCTCGCCGTTGAGCAGCGCGATCGCGTCCTGCGTCTTGTTCTGCGAGGACAGTTGCAGCATGGTTCGGTTCAGCGCCAGGTATTTGTCGAATTCCGCGCTGAACCTGCCATACAGCGCTTTTTCCTCGGGCGAGGAATCGAGCCTGAGGTAGGCGTCGCGGTCCTTGTTGAACTGGCCGAGGAACTCCTCCATCCGCTGCTCGTAATTCTGCTTGTCCTGCGGCGTGGTGCTGATCACATGCTGCAATTCCTGAATCCGATAGTTCGACATATCGGTGTTCATCGCCTGGGCATAGCGGATGCCCGGCATCCTGATGCCGCTGATCTCCACCGAGGCAGCGTTGATCTTCGCCATGGCGTAGGTGGCGAAGGCGCCCATGCCGAGCAGCAACAGCAGCACCACGGCGAAGCCGAGGCCGATTCTCATGCCGATTTTCATATTGGCGAACATCTTGGGCTCCCTGTGTCGAAGGTGAAATGCCGGCCGGTCTGGGGCTGCGCGGAACGCATGTGTTTGCAGCGAAAGGCCAGGAAAAGGGGGGGCGGTCAGAAGCTGTCGAAGTGGATTTCGTCCGGCGCCGCCAGCAGCGCCAGGCCGCTTTCGGCGTGGGCGAACGCGCGCGCGCGCGCGCCGGCCGACGGCTTCTTCGTCGCGCGCGGCGCACCGACCGACCGGCGCGGCGACGTCGCCTGGTTGGTGCGGAAGAAGCCCATCAGCTGCTGCAACTGCTCGGCCTGGCCGCTCATTTCCTCGGCGGTGGCGGCCAGTTCCTCGGAGTTGGCCGCGGCCTGCTGGGTGGTCTGGTTGAGCTGGCCGACCGCGGCGTTGATCTGGCCGACGCCGGAGGTCTGCTCCTCGGAGGCGGCGGTGATCTCCTGCACCAGGTCCGAGGTGCGCTTGATCGACGGCACCATCTGCTCGAGCAGCTTGCCGGCGTTTTCGGCCAGCTCGACGCTGGAACTTGCCACATCGCCGATCTCCTGCGCGGCGACCTGGCTGCGCTCGGCCAGCTTGCGCACCTCGGCGGCGACCACGGCGAAGCCCTTGCCGTGCTCGCCGGCGCGCGCGGCCTCGATCGCCGCGTTCAAGGCCAGCAGATTGGTCTGGTAGGCGATGTCGTCGATGATGCCGATCTTCTGCGCGATCTGCTTCATCGCCGCCACCGTCGAGCGCACCGCCTCGCCGCCCTCGGTGGCCTCGTTGGCGGCCTTGCCGGCCATGCCGTCGGTGACCTTGGCGTTCTCGGTGTTCTGTGCGATCGAGGCGGTCATCTGCTCCAGCGAGGCGCTGGTCTCCTCCACGCCCGCCGCCTGCTCGCTGGCCGCCTGGCTCAGCGATTGCGCGGTGGCGCTGACCTGCTCGGAGGCGCTGGCCAGGGCCTCGGCACTGATGTTGACGTCGCCGACCACCTGCGACAGCCGCGCCACGGTGGCGTTGACGCTGTCGCGCAGCTCCTTCAGCTGGCCCTGGCACTGGACGCTGGCGGTGCGGGTCAGGTCGCCTTCCTCGATCGCCTTGAGCACCTGGCGCGCCTCGTTCAGCGGGCCGATCACCGCATCCAGGGTCTGGTTGATGCCGTCGACGATGCGGCGGAAATCGCCGTTGTGCAGGCTGGCGTCGGCACGCACCTCGAGGCGCCCGGCGCCGGCGGCCTCGGCCAGCAGGTTGGTGTCGCGGATCAGCGCGCGTAGGTTGGCGCGCACCTGTTCGATGGTGTCGTTGATGAACGCCTTCTTGCCCGGGAGGGTCTCCAGCGGCGCATCGAAGTTGCCGCGGCCGAATTCGGCGATGCAGGCCATGGCCTTCTTCTTGACCGCGATGTGGCCGGCGACCATGCGGTTGATGCCCTCGGCCATGGTGCGGTAATCGCCCTCGAAGCGCTGGCTGTCGATGCTCACGTCGATGTCGCCGGCATCGTGCTCGGCGGACATGTGGTTCATCTGCGCGATCAGCCCCAGCAGGTTGCGGCGCACCTGCTCGACGGTGTCGTTGATGAACGCCTTCTTGCCGGGGAAGCTTTCCAGCGGCGCCTGGAAGTTGCCGCGGCCGAACTCGGCGATGCAGGCCATGGCCTTCTTCTTGGTCGCGATATGGTCGGCGACCATGCGGTTGACGCCCTCGGCCACACTGCGGAAGTCCGCCTCGAAGCGCTGGCTGTCGATGACGGCGTCGATTGCGCCCGCGTCGTGCTCGCGCGACATGGTCCCGATATCCTCGCTGAGCCGACGCACGCACGACTGCACCTGGCGCAGCGCCAGCAGGATCTCGCAGGCCTGGTCGTTGCGCACCGTCGGCATCACCACGTCGAAATCGCCGCGGGCGAAGCGTGCCAGGGTGTCGGTGCAGATCCGCAGCGAGCGGCAGCTCACGTAGACCGCGCGGGCGAGCACCGCACCGCCGGCGACGGCGGCCGCCACGCCCAGCGCCAGCGTCTGGCTCGCGGGCAAGGCCAGCGCGAAACCGGCCGCGCTCGCCGCCAGCGGCAGCGACACGGCGATGGCGGAGCTGGTCCAGAGCTTGGTGGAGAGTGCGATATGGGACATTGCGGTGTACCTATGGAGGGTGGGCGGCATGGCGCCGGGTGGGGGTGTGGCGGCATTCAGAACGTTCCGAACGCGGCTTCATCGATCCGCGCCGCCGGCGCCGAGGCGATGCCGACGAGGGAGTGCGGTCGCGGCGCCGGTCCTGAAGAAACGCATGAGTACCTGCAAGTGTTCAGCCTGGCTGCTTACGTCTTCGGCCGTGGCGGCGAATTCTTCAGTGTTGGCTGCCGATTGCTGCGTGGATCGGAGGCAATGATGGTCTGCATGCGGCCTGGCGCAGGACTAGGCGGCCAGCGAATCGGCAGCGGGTTCCACCTGCGACAGCAGCGAAGGCACATCCAGGATCAGGGCCACGCCGCCGCTGCCGAGGATGCTCGAGCCGCTGATGCCCTTGACCCCGGCGAACACCTTGGCCAGCGGCTTGATCACGGTCTGCCATTCGCCCAGCAGGCTGTCCACCACCAGGCCGAAACGCTGTGCACCCTGGCGGATCACCACGATGCTCTCGCGCGCCGGCGGCGCGCCGGCGATGCCGAACAGCGAGCGCAGGCGCACGTACGGCAACACCCCGCCGCGCAGGTCGATGTAGTCGCTCTGGTAGTTCGGCGCGAACTCCACGCACTCCTCGACCACGTCCAGCGGCACCACGAACACCGACCTGCCGACGCCGACCTGGAAGCCGTTGATGATCGCCAGGGTCAGCGGCAGCCGCACCGAGATGGTGGTGCCGACGTCCTGCTGGCTGCTGATGTCCACGCTGCCGCGCAGCGCGGCGATGTTGCGCTTGACCACGTCCATGCCGACGCCGCGCCCGGACAGGTTGGTGACCTTTTCGGCGGTGGAGAAGCCCGGTTCGAAGATCAGCGCGAACACCTCGCGGTCGGACAGGCTGCGGCCCGGCTCGACCAGCCCGCGCTCCAGCGCCTTGGCCAGGATGCGCTCGCGGTTCAGGCCGCCGCCGTCGTCGCTGATCTGGATGACGATGCTGCCCGAGTCGTGGAACGCGTTCAGCCGCACCGTGCCGCGCACCGGCTTGCCGCGCGCCTGGCGCAGTTCGGCCGGTTCGATGCCGTGGTCCATGGCGTTGCGCACCAGGTGGGTCAACGGATCGGCGATCTTCTCCACCACCGACTTGTCCAGCTCGGTGTCCTCGCCGTTGACCGCCAGGACGATGTCCTTGCCCAGTTCGCGCGCCACGTCGTGGACCACGCGGTGGAAGCGGCTGAAGGTGCCGCCGATCTTGACCATGCGCAGCTGCAGCGCGCTTTCGCGCACGTCCTCGACCAACCCGGCCAGGATCGAGGTGGATTCCAGCAGTTGCGCGTCGCCGGTGCGCTGCGCATTGGCGCCGGTGCTGGCGACGGCGATGATCAGCTCGCCCACCAGGTCGATCATGCGGTCAAGCTTGTCGGCATCGACGCGGATGGAGCCGCCTTCCTGCGCGCGCGCGGCGTTGCCGCCTTCGCCGCGCACGGTGGTGGGCGCGGCAGCCGCAGCCGGTGCCGGCGTGGCGGGCGCGAGCGGGGCGACCGCCGCGGGCGTGTCGAAACCGGCGAAATCGTCGGCGTGGGCGCTGCTGCCCGCCTCGGCGACCAGCAGCGGCAGTTCCAGGTTGGCGGCGTCGCCGTGCGGATCCACCGCGATCACCTGCAGTTCGCAGTCGTCGCGGACGAACTCGAAGATGTCCTCGATCGCGGCCTGTTGCACGTGCGCGCGCAACAGGATGTCGAAGCCCAGATAGCAGGCTTCCGGGTCCAGTTCCGGCAGCGCCGGCACGCGCGTGTGGCGGGTGCGCACCGCCAGCAGCGTGCCGAGGCTGCGCAGGCAGCGGATCAGGTGCAGCGGCGAGTTGCCGAAGCGCAGCGCGTCGCTGAACAACTGCAGCGAGATCCGCCAATAGCCGGTCTGCGCCGGTGCGGCGGCGGCGACCGCTGCCGGTGCGGCGGCCGGTTGCAGGTAGGTCTGCAGGCGTGCCAGCAGCGGCTCGCCGGCGGCGGCGATGGCGGCTTCGTCGGCCTCGGCGCCGGCCGCCGCTTCCACCAGCGTGCGGAGATGGTCGCAGCAGGCCAGCATCAGCTGGATCAGTTCCGAATCCAGCGCCACCGCGTTCTCGCGGACCAGATCGAGCACGCTCTCGACGAGGTGGGTGAAGCCCACCAGTTGCGCCAGGTCGAACAGCCCGCCGGAGCCCTTGATCGTGTGTGCGGCGCGGAAGATGGCGTTGACCGCGTCCGGACCTGCTTCGCCGCGTTCGGCTTCCAGCAGGTTGCGTTCCATGTCCTCGAGCAGGTCGCGGCTCTCGGCGATGAAAGTCTGCAGCAGTTGAGCGAGATTCATAGCGTGGCGCCGATCAGTGGAGGGGGTCGCCGGCAGGCGCGAGCGTGTCGCGCAGGCCGAGCAGGTCGAGCGCCTCGTCGACCGGCGCGCTGCAGCCATCGAGCTGGAACGGCCTGCCCAGCGCGCGCAACGCGGCCTGGGTGGCGAGCAACAGCTGGATGCCGGTGGCGTCGATTTCGGTGACCGCCTGCAACTGCAGCTGCAGGCCGCCGGGGTGCTCCAGCGCCGGCAGCAGCAACGGTTTCAGTTCGCCGGCGCGGCGGATGGTCATGTCGCCTTCCACGCTCAGTTGCAGCGGCAGGCGCGGGGAGTCCGGGGATGGTGAGCGCATGGCGTGTCTCCGATACGGGCAGTGAAACGGCGCACCCGGCCGTGGCACGGGTGCGAACAAGCCGTTCCCGGCTTGCTACCAGCAGATATCGGCCTCTTCTGGGAATATTTAGCCCTGGCGACACATTTTGTCTTGCAAAACTTCTTGACAAGGATGATTTGTTCAGCATGAGAGTTGGCCTCCATTCCAGGTGTGCGTGGCGATGCCTGGCACCGGATCCGATGCATCCGCCGTGCCAGCGCCGTGGCGGGCGCCGCCCAAACCAAAACGGTGGGTGCGACCGGTCGTCGTTGGCGACGCGCGGACCTGTGCGCTGCGTGCTCGAGCAAGCGGATGGCGTGCCGCTTCACCACGCAGCCGTGCTGGGCGTCGTTCAGCGCCTTGGTGCGTTCGTCCAGAGCGTTCGTCGGCTGCTGCAGCTTCCCGCCCAGCGGCGCGAAGTGGGCAGTCTGGAAATCGTCCGGCAGTGCCGCGATTTGCTCGAGCGTGGCGAACACGGCGTCGACGTTGGCGACATGGCCGGTCGTCGGCGCCTGTTGCAGCTGGCCGGCATCGTCCGGCGCCGAATCCCGGCCCGGGTCCGGCGCATGGCGGGCGGGCAGGGAAGCGCCGGCAAAACGTGTCAGGCGGGCGCCTCGTGAAGGCGGCGGCGGCAACCCCGGATCATCGCGGCGACAGCGCCGCCAGCAGGCCGCGGGCGGCGTTGAAGCGATCCGCGGCGTCGGGCAGCGGCAGTTTCAGTTTCAGTTTGTCCGGACCATCCATCGCGTACAGCCTGGGCTGCTTCTGGATCATCTGGATGACGGTCATCGGATCGACGCTGGGCTTGGCCTCGAACACGATGCGCCCGCCGTTCTCGCCCAGTTCCAGCTTGCGGATGCCCAGGTCGCCGGCGCCGCGCTTGAGTTCGGCGAGCGCGAACAAGTGCTTGACCGGGTCCGGCAGCAGGCCGAAGCGGTCGATCATCTCCACCTGCAGCTCGCGCAGGGTCTCGGCGTCGCGCGCGCTGGAGATGCGCTTGTAAAGGGTCAGGCGGGTGTGCACGTCGGGCAGGTAGTCGTTCGGGATCAGCGCCGGCACGTGCAGCTCCACCTCGGCGCCGCGCGCTTCCTCACCGGCGTCCAGGTCCGGCAGCCTGCCCTGGCGGATGCTGCGCACCGCGCGTTCCAGCAACTCGGTGTACAGGCTGAAGCCGACCTCGGCCATCTGCCCGCTCTGGTCCTCGCCGAGCAATTCGCCGGCGCCGCGGATCTCCAGGTCGTGCGTGGCCAGGGTGAAGCCGGCGCCGAGTTCGTCCATCGAGGCGATCGCCTCCAGCCGCTTCTGCGCGTCGCCGGTGATGCTGCGCCGGTCCGGCACCAGCAGGTAGGCGTAGGCGCGGTGGTGCGAGCGGCCGACGCGGCCGCGCAGCTGGTGCAGCTGGGCCAGGCCGAAGCGGTCGGCGCGGTTGATGACGATGGTGTTGGCGTTGGGGATGTCGATGCCCGATTCGATGATCGTGGTCGACAGCAGCACGTTGAAGCGCTGCTTCTGGAAATCCAGCATCACCCGTTCCAGTTCGCGCTCGGGCATCTGCCCGTGGGCGATGCCGATGCGCGCCTCAGGCGCCAGCTCGCTCAGTTCGCGTTGCATGCGGCCGATGCTTTCCACGTCGTTGTGCAGGAAGTACAGCTGCCCGCCGCGCGCCAGTTCGCGCTGGAACGCCTCGCGCAGCAGCGCGTTGTCCCAGGCGGTGACGAAGGTCTGCACCGCCAGCCGGTTCGGCGGCGGGGTGGCGATGATCGACAGGTCGCGCAGCCCGGCCATGGCCATGTTGAGCGTGCGCGGGATCGGCGTGGCGGTCAGGGTCAGCAGGTGCACGTTGGCGCGCAGCGCCTTCAACGCCTCCTTCTGGCGCACGCCGAAGCGCTGTTCCTCGTCGACCACGACCAGGCCCAGGTCCTTGAACTTCACGTCCGGCTGCAGCAGGCGGTGGGTGCCGATGATCACGTCGATGCCGCCGTCGGCGACCTTCTCCAGCTCGGCCTTGATCTCCTTGGCGCTCTTGAAGCGCGACAGCACCTCCACCCGCAGCGGCCAGTCGGCGAAGCGGTCGCGGAAGTTGCGGTAGTGCTGCTCGGCCAGCAGCGTGGTCGGCACCAGCACCGCCACCTGCTTGCCGGCGCTGGCCGCGGCGAACGCGGCGCGCACCGCGACCTCGGTCTTGCCGAAGCCCACATCGCCGCAGACCACGCGGTCCATCGGCTGGCTGCTGGCCAGGTCGCGCAGCGTCGCCTCGATCGCCGCGAGCTGGTCGGCGGTCTCCTCGAACGGGAAGCCGGCGGCGAACGGCTCGTACATGGCCCGGTCCACCTGCAGCGCCAGGCCGGCGCGGGCGCGGCGGCGGGCCTGGATCTCCAGCAGTTCGGCGGCCACGTCGCGCACCTTCTCGGCGGCGCGGCGCTTGGCCTTGCTCCACTGCTCGCCGCCCAGCGAATGCAGCGGCGCGGTCTCGGCCGAGGCGCCGGAGTAGCGGCTGATGAGGTGCAACTGCGCGACCGGTACGTACAGGCGGTCGCCCTTGGCGTATTCGATCTCCAGGAATTCGCCGGGCATGCCGCCGGCGTCGAGCACGATCAGCCCGCGGTAGCGGCCCACGCCATGGTCCTCGTGCACGATCGGCGCGCCCTCGGACAGCTCGCCGAGGTCGCGGATGATCGCTTCCGGCTCGCGCCCGGCGCGGCGCGTGCGCCGCGGCTGGCTGGCACGCTCGGGGAACAGCTGGCGCTCGGTCAACACCGCCACCTGCGGCTCGTCCAGCGCGAAGCCGTCCTCCAGCGGCGCCACCGCGATCGCGAACGCGACCGCCGCGGGCGCCGGCCCGCGGCCAGGCGCCTCGCGCCGGCCGTTGCCGGCGGCAGAGGGCAGGAATGCCGCGAAGTCGGGGAGCACTTCGGGCCGCAGTTGCGCCGCGGCCAGCACTTCCAGCAGCGCCTCGCGCCGGCCCGGCGAGTCGGCGGCGATCAACACCCGGCCGGGATAGCGACCGAGGAAGCGCTTCAGCGCTTCGGCCGGGGCGGCGTCCCTGGCCGCCACCGGCAGCGGCGGCAACGGCTGGTCGCCCAGCGCCTGCGCCGCGCCGCTGCGCGCGTGGTCGGCGGCGCAGACCTCGATGCGCGGCAGGCCATTGAGCTTTTCGCGCAGTGTGTCCGGCGCCTGGTACAGTTCCTCGGGCGCCAGCAGTGGACGCTCCACGTCGTGGCGGCGCTGCTCGTAGCGGTTCTGGGTCTGCACCCAGAACGCATCGGCGGCGGCGCCCACGCCCGGTGCGACCAGCGGCAGCACCGCCTCGCCCAGATAATCGAACAGGGTGGCGGTGGCGTCGCGCGGTGGCGTCCCTGCGCCGCGCGTCTCCTGGAAGAACAGCGGCAGGTAGTATTCGATGCCCGACGGCGCCAGCCGCGCCTTCAGGTCCTGGTACAGCGCGCTGCGCCGCGTGTCCACGTCGAAGCGTTCGCGCAGCGTGGCCAGCACCCGCTCGACGCTGGCATCGTCCATCGGCACTTCGCGGCCCGGCAGCATCTCCACCGCCTGCACATGGTCCAGCGAGCGCTGCGATTCCGGGTCGAAGGCGCGGATCGAGTCGATGTCCTCGTCCAGCAGTTCGATGCGCAGCGGCGCCTCGGCGCCCATGGGGTATACGTCGAGCAGCCCGCCGCGCACCGCGAAGTCGCCCGGATCCATCACCTGCGGCACATTGCGGTAGCCGGCGCTTTCCAGGCGGCGCTTTTCCGCCTCCAGGTCCAGGCGCTGGCCCACGCGCAGGTCGAAGCTGCCGCCGACGATGTAGCGCAACGGCGCCACGCGCTGCATCAAGGTCTGCACCGGCACCACCACGATGCCCTGCTGCAGCGTCGGCAGCCGGCGCAGCGCCGACAGGCGCTGGCTGACGATGTCCGGGTGCGGGCTGAACTGGTCGTAGGGCAGGGTTTCCCAATCCGGGAACGGCACCACCGGCAGGGTGACGTCGCCGGCGAGCAGGGTGCGCAGGTCGGCCTCGATCTGGTGCGCGCTCTGGTTGTCGCGCGCGACCACCAGCAGCGGCCCGCGATGCGCCGCGGCGGCGCAGGCGATGTGCCAGGCCAGGGCGGTCGAGGACGCAGGGGCGCGCCAATAGGCGCGGAGCCGGCCGGACTTGGGCAGCGGCGGACTGGGGAAGGAAAAAAGAGGCGCCATGGACCGAGTAGTCTAGCAAGCTCGGGACCGGGGACCGGGGACCAGCAGGGACCAGCAGTGACCAGGGACCGGGGACCGGGGACCGGGGACTCGGGACAAGCGCGGTGCGGCGAGTTGTGAGGCGTGGGCGCCTGGGAAGAGGCGTGTGGGCTTTAGTTGCCCAGTTCCAGCACCACGCGCACCAGCCCCGGCGTGTCCGGATGCGGCATCGGCTGGAAGCCCAGCGACTCGGCCAGTTGCAGCATCGGCAGGTTGCTTTCGAGCACGTCGCCGTACAGCCGGTCCAGGTACTTGCGCCGCGCCCACTTGACCAGCTTGCGCATCAACTGCCGGCCCAGGCCCTGGCCGGCGACGAAGCTGCTGACCAGGATCGCGTACTCGGCCTCGCGGGTACCGGGGGTGATCGCCGCGCGCGCCACCGCTCCGACCACCGCTTCGCCCGGCGGCAGCGGTTCGGCCGCGACCAGGGTCAGCTCCGTCTTCGGCTTGGGGTGGGTCAGCCGCTGCGCCATGTCCTCGGTCAGTTCCTGCATCGCATGCAGGAAGCGCACGCGGATCTCGTCCGGCCCGAGCAGGCCGAACGCCCCCTGCAACGGCGCGCTGTCCTCCGGCCGGATCGGCCGGATCAGCAACTCGCGTCCGCTGGGCAGGGTCACGTTTTCATGCCATGGAGGCATGCGGTTGCGGGTAGCCATGGCCGGATGATCCTCGAGGAAGCCTGGATTTTCGCATTACCCAGGGCGGATGCCGTGAACGCAGCGCTCACCGCGTTTGCCTGCCCATGCGGCGATTTTGAAT encodes:
- a CDS encoding methyl-accepting chemotaxis protein, encoding MSHIALSTKLWTSSAIAVSLPLAASAAGFALALPASQTLALGVAAAVAGGAVLARAVYVSCRSLRICTDTLARFARGDFDVVMPTVRNDQACEILLALRQVQSCVRRLSEDIGTMSREHDAGAIDAVIDSQRFEADFRSVAEGVNRMVADHIATKKKAMACIAEFGRGNFQAPLESFPGKKAFINDTVEQVRRNLLGLIAQMNHMSAEHDAGDIDVSIDSQRFEGDYRTMAEGINRMVAGHIAVKKKAMACIAEFGRGNFDAPLETLPGKKAFINDTIEQVRANLRALIRDTNLLAEAAGAGRLEVRADASLHNGDFRRIVDGINQTLDAVIGPLNEARQVLKAIEEGDLTRTASVQCQGQLKELRDSVNATVARLSQVVGDVNISAEALASASEQVSATAQSLSQAASEQAAGVEETSASLEQMTASIAQNTENAKVTDGMAGKAANEATEGGEAVRSTVAAMKQIAQKIGIIDDIAYQTNLLALNAAIEAARAGEHGKGFAVVAAEVRKLAERSQVAAQEIGDVASSSVELAENAGKLLEQMVPSIKRTSDLVQEITAASEEQTSGVGQINAAVGQLNQTTQQAAANSEELAATAEEMSGQAEQLQQLMGFFRTNQATSPRRSVGAPRATKKPSAGARARAFAHAESGLALLAAPDEIHFDSF
- a CDS encoding chemotaxis protein CheA, producing the protein MNLAQLLQTFIAESRDLLEDMERNLLEAERGEAGPDAVNAIFRAAHTIKGSGGLFDLAQLVGFTHLVESVLDLVRENAVALDSELIQLMLACCDHLRTLVEAAAGAEADEAAIAAAGEPLLARLQTYLQPAAAPAAVAAAAPAQTGYWRISLQLFSDALRFGNSPLHLIRCLRSLGTLLAVRTRHTRVPALPELDPEACYLGFDILLRAHVQQAAIEDIFEFVRDDCELQVIAVDPHGDAANLELPLLVAEAGSSAHADDFAGFDTPAAVAPLAPATPAPAAAAAPTTVRGEGGNAARAQEGGSIRVDADKLDRMIDLVGELIIAVASTGANAQRTGDAQLLESTSILAGLVEDVRESALQLRMVKIGGTFSRFHRVVHDVARELGKDIVLAVNGEDTELDKSVVEKIADPLTHLVRNAMDHGIEPAELRQARGKPVRGTVRLNAFHDSGSIVIQISDDGGGLNRERILAKALERGLVEPGRSLSDREVFALIFEPGFSTAEKVTNLSGRGVGMDVVKRNIAALRGSVDISSQQDVGTTISVRLPLTLAIINGFQVGVGRSVFVVPLDVVEECVEFAPNYQSDYIDLRGGVLPYVRLRSLFGIAGAPPARESIVVIRQGAQRFGLVVDSLLGEWQTVIKPLAKVFAGVKGISGSSILGSGGVALILDVPSLLSQVEPAADSLAA
- a CDS encoding STAS domain-containing protein, with the translated sequence MRSPSPDSPRLPLQLSVEGDMTIRRAGELKPLLLPALEHPGGLQLQLQAVTEIDATGIQLLLATQAALRALGRPFQLDGCSAPVDEALDLLGLRDTLAPAGDPLH
- the mfd gene encoding transcription-repair coupling factor, translating into MAPLFSFPSPPLPKSGRLRAYWRAPASSTALAWHIACAAAAHRGPLLVVARDNQSAHQIEADLRTLLAGDVTLPVVPFPDWETLPYDQFSPHPDIVSQRLSALRRLPTLQQGIVVVPVQTLMQRVAPLRYIVGGSFDLRVGQRLDLEAEKRRLESAGYRNVPQVMDPGDFAVRGGLLDVYPMGAEAPLRIELLDEDIDSIRAFDPESQRSLDHVQAVEMLPGREVPMDDASVERVLATLRERFDVDTRRSALYQDLKARLAPSGIEYYLPLFFQETRGAGTPPRDATATLFDYLGEAVLPLVAPGVGAAADAFWVQTQNRYEQRRHDVERPLLAPEELYQAPDTLREKLNGLPRIEVCAADHARSGAAQALGDQPLPPLPVAARDAAPAEALKRFLGRYPGRVLIAADSPGRREALLEVLAAAQLRPEVLPDFAAFLPSAAGNGRREAPGRGPAPAAVAFAIAVAPLEDGFALDEPQVAVLTERQLFPERASQPRRTRRAGREPEAIIRDLGELSEGAPIVHEDHGVGRYRGLIVLDAGGMPGEFLEIEYAKGDRLYVPVAQLHLISRYSGASAETAPLHSLGGEQWSKAKRRAAEKVRDVAAELLEIQARRRARAGLALQVDRAMYEPFAAGFPFEETADQLAAIEATLRDLASSQPMDRVVCGDVGFGKTEVAVRAAFAAASAGKQVAVLVPTTLLAEQHYRNFRDRFADWPLRVEVLSRFKSAKEIKAELEKVADGGIDVIIGTHRLLQPDVKFKDLGLVVVDEEQRFGVRQKEALKALRANVHLLTLTATPIPRTLNMAMAGLRDLSIIATPPPNRLAVQTFVTAWDNALLREAFQRELARGGQLYFLHNDVESIGRMQRELSELAPEARIGIAHGQMPERELERVMLDFQKQRFNVLLSTTIIESGIDIPNANTIVINRADRFGLAQLHQLRGRVGRSHHRAYAYLLVPDRRSITGDAQKRLEAIASMDELGAGFTLATHDLEIRGAGELLGEDQSGQMAEVGFSLYTELLERAVRSIRQGRLPDLDAGEEARGAEVELHVPALIPNDYLPDVHTRLTLYKRISSARDAETLRELQVEMIDRFGLLPDPVKHLFALAELKRGAGDLGIRKLELGENGGRIVFEAKPSVDPMTVIQMIQKQPRLYAMDGPDKLKLKLPLPDAADRFNAARGLLAALSPR
- a CDS encoding GNAT family N-acetyltransferase, with the translated sequence MATRNRMPPWHENVTLPSGRELLIRPIRPEDSAPLQGAFGLLGPDEIRVRFLHAMQELTEDMAQRLTHPKPKTELTLVAAEPLPPGEAVVGAVARAAITPGTREAEYAILVSSFVAGQGLGRQLMRKLVKWARRKYLDRLYGDVLESNLPMLQLAESLGFQPMPHPDTPGLVRVVLELGN